A region from the Cannabis sativa cultivar Pink pepper isolate KNU-18-1 chromosome 9, ASM2916894v1, whole genome shotgun sequence genome encodes:
- the LOC115723123 gene encoding galactolipase DONGLE, chloroplastic, producing the protein MAATIQQILHTTKANNSSHHVTLSDNFRPRPHSFGQVSLPIKSHTKTSISSSSLTVDAATFLATLPTTATTTTVTSTSMCQPSKPVTSKLADIWREIQGSHNWEDLVDPLHPLLRSEIIRYGEFVSASYKAFDLDPNSKRYLNCKYGKRNMMREVGLEKSGYEVTKYIYATPDINIGDTCSRWIGYVAVSTDEASRKLGRRDVVITFRGTVTNPEWVANLMSSLTPARLDPHHPRPDVKVESGFLSLYTSDESSSKFGTDSCREQLLSEISRLINKYKDEDMSITLAGHSMGSSLAVLLAYDIAELGLAKNDNIPVAVFSFGGPRVGNSEFKKRCEELGVRVLRIVNVNDPITKMPGVLFNENFRVLGGKYEFPWSCSCYTHVGVELVLDFFNMQNLSCVHDLETYIGLLKCPNNSSVDVDQNYSKRDSTTTNFDNINNHVMIMGGEFFDRAKDLILSAQDFNMLPWLCVAGNMVSLVQSHGLDNQLDFF; encoded by the coding sequence ATGGCAGCTACAATCCAACAAATTCTACATACTACTAAAGCCAATAATAGTAGTCATCACGTCACATTGTCAGACAACTTTCGGCCCCGTCCGCATTCTTTCGGGCAGGTTTCGTTGCCCATCAAATCCCACACAAAAACttcaatttcttcttcttctctaacAGTCGACGCTGCTACTTTTCTAGCAACACTACCCACCACAGCCACAACCACAACCGTAACTTCAACCTCCATGTGTCAGCCTTCTAAGCCAGTTACTTCTAAACTGGCCGATATTTGGAGAGAGATCCAAGGCTCACATAACTGGGAAGACCTTGTCGACCCATTACACCCTTTACTAAGAAGCGAGATAATTCGCTACGGAGAATTCGTTTCTGCTTCTTATAAGGCCTTCGACCTCGACCCAAACTCCAAACGCTACTTGAATTGCAAGTACGGGAAGAGGAACATGATGAGAGAGGTTGGCTTGGAAAAATCAGGCTACGAAGTCACCAAATACATTTACGCCACACCTGATATCAACATCGGCGATACATGCAGTCGATGGATCGGTTACGTGGCAGTGTCGACTGACGAGGCATCACGCAAGCTGGGAAGAAGGGACGTCGTTATTACCTTCAGAGGAACCGTCACCAACCCCGAGTGGGTGGCGAATTTGATGAGCTCCTTAACACCGGCAAGGCTTGATCCTCATCATCCTCGCCCCGATGTTAAGGTGGAATCGGGGTTCTTGAGTTTGTACACATCGGACGAGAGCTCGAGCAAGTTCGGGACCGATAGCTGCCGAGAGCAGCTCCTTTCGGAAATTTCGAGGCTTATAAACAAGTACAAAGATGAAGACATGAGCATAACCTTGGCCGGACACAGTATGGGGAGCTCATTAGCCGTTCTACTAGCGTACGACATCGCTGAGCTCGGTTTGGCTAAAAACGACAACATCCCAGTTGCCGTTTTCTCGTTTGGAGGGCCGAGAGTGGGAAACTCAGAGTTCAAGAAGCGTTGCGAGGAGTTGGGTGTCCGAGTTTTGAGGATTGTCAACGTGAATGATCCTATCACGAAGATGCCTGGGGTTCTATTTAACGAgaattttagggttttgggAGGAAAGTACGAGTTCCCTTGGAGTTGTTCGTGTTACACACACGTGGGAGTTGAGTTGGTCTTGGATTTCTTCAACATGCAAAATCTTTCCTGCGTTCACGATTTGGAGACTTATATTGGTTTATTGAAATGCCCCAACAACAGCAGTGTAGACGTTGACCAAAATTATAGCAAAAGGGATTCAACGACTACTAATTTTGACAACATTAATAATCATGTTATGATTATGGGTGGGGAATTTTTCGACAGAGCTAAAGATTTGATTTTGAGTGCTCAGGATTTCAACATGTTGCCATGGTTATGTGTTGCTGGCAATATGGTGAGTTTGGTGCAGTCACACGGACTAGATAATCAACtagattttttttag